GTGAAAAGCATTGTGGAATCCTGGCGCTTCAACGTTTCTCAAGCAACCAAATATCAGTTTAGAGTTACTCTGACAGCCTAATACGAATCACGAGAAGCTTGGGCCCCACAACTCCATGGGGCCCTTGTTTTTTAAGGTGAAAAATGGGGGCACCTGCTTCGCTCTTTTTTCCAACTCCACATCCTTTGCACTCTCCTGCGTGAGCCTCGCGTCAAAGAATCGGGTTGCCCACGAGGGGGATAAATGGAGATTTTGGGCTGGAATAAAGTGCGGCTCAAGCAGGAAAAAAGCGGGTGATTTCACAGGGTTCGACAGATTTTGATTGACACAAAAGGGACTTCCTTCAAGCTTTCACCATGTATTACCATGTTGTTCATCTGCCTTTATCCTTAAACCGTGATTTTCACTATAGCTCTTCGGAACGTCTGCTTCCGGGAGTTCGTGTTTTGGTGTCTTTTAAAGGCAGGGACATAATCGGCATCTGCGGTGAAGCACTGCGCGAAGCACCTTCCAGCAACATCAGCTACAGACCCATTCTTGAGGTTTTGGATGAAAAGCCTGTTTTGGGACCAAAACTGATGGAACTTGCCCGCTTTATGGCAGATTATTACCGCTGTTCAATGGGCAGCGCCTGCTTTGCCATGCTGCCTGCCTGGTTGATTCCAGATGTGGATGCTGAGGTCAGATGGCTGTCCGCGGAGGTTCCAGCCGGCTATGAAGAGCTGGCAGCTTCTTTGGCGGATGGCTTTCCCAAACAGCTTTCCGAGCTCCGCAAACAAATCCGGGGCAAGCCGGTTCTCAGCTTGGTGGAAAGCGGAGCCGAAGCCGGACTTTTGGAGCTGAAACGCAAACTCAGCCCCAAGGATAAACCCAAAACCCTGAATTATGTCCGCCTTTTGGAACGTGAACCGGATTTGGACGCTTTTCCCGTGCGGCAACGTGAAGTGTTGCAAATGCTTTTGAACCTTCCGGATGAGGAATTTCCCCTTGCCCGCATCGCGGATACAGTTTCCTATTCCGTAATCAAAGCCCTGCAAAAAAAAGGAATGCTTTCCATCGCACCGAAGCAGGTGGAAAGGGAGTTTTTCAGCTATGAAGGTGGTCAAGTTCCCAAAACCGTGATTTTGAATGAAGAACAGCTCCAAGCCGTGAAAGATATTTCCCAGGGAGATGGTTCTGGCAGTGCAGACCTGCTTTTTGGCATCACGGGAAGCGGGAAAACCGAGGTTTATATTCCCCTCATCCGGGATTGCCTCAAAGCTGGAAAAGGCGTCATTTTCCTGATTCCCGAAATTGCTTTAACGCCGCAAATGGTGGAGCGGTTTCAGGGGGAATTCGGCTCCATTTTGGCCATCAGCCACAGCCAATTAAGCAATCGACAGCGGCTGGATCAATGGCGCAGAATTGCATCCGGACAGTGCCGGCTCGTGATTGGAGCCCGCAGCGCCGTTTTTGCACCTCTGCCGGATTTGGGGCTCATAATTGTGGATGAAGAGCACGAGCAATCCTACAAACAGGATTCCAATCCGCGCTACAACGGACGTG
The sequence above is a segment of the Candidatus Cloacimonadota bacterium genome. Coding sequences within it:
- the priA gene encoding primosomal protein N', with the translated sequence MYYHVVHLPLSLNRDFHYSSSERLLPGVRVLVSFKGRDIIGICGEALREAPSSNISYRPILEVLDEKPVLGPKLMELARFMADYYRCSMGSACFAMLPAWLIPDVDAEVRWLSAEVPAGYEELAASLADGFPKQLSELRKQIRGKPVLSLVESGAEAGLLELKRKLSPKDKPKTLNYVRLLEREPDLDAFPVRQREVLQMLLNLPDEEFPLARIADTVSYSVIKALQKKGMLSIAPKQVEREFFSYEGGQVPKTVILNEEQLQAVKDISQGDGSGSADLLFGITGSGKTEVYIPLIRDCLKAGKGVIFLIPEIALTPQMVERFQGEFGSILAISHSQLSNRQRLDQWRRIASGQCRLVIGARSAVFAPLPDLGLIIVDEEHEQSYKQDSNPRYNGRDLAVMRAKIENARIVLGSATPSLESWHNQTIGKYRLHVLESRPLDVKLPEVEVISLREDYAQQLLSDELIAAIATRLEKKEQVILFQNRRGFSSFMQCLKCGELIKCTNCEISMYYHRDREEMQCHYCGNYYPSPRKCPKCGAFSFSYGSPGTQKVEQILRILFPQARILRLDSDSARRQESHKSMYRRMKDREVDILLGTQMISKGLDFPNVTLVGIINADISLNVPDFRSAERTFQLCTQVAGRAGRADKRGEVIIQTHNPEHYAIVHAAAQDYRAFAREELSHRRQLNYPPFYRLGRILFQSTDCAQLEQEMEILGDKIQNISFPFGSDELFILGPAPAPMSKINKLHRWHLIFKARSPSILKQALTKVFEIYTPSRSLRAYMDIDPLNLM